One stretch of Carassius gibelio isolate Cgi1373 ecotype wild population from Czech Republic chromosome B1, carGib1.2-hapl.c, whole genome shotgun sequence DNA includes these proteins:
- the cct4 gene encoding T-complex protein 1 subunit delta, whose amino-acid sequence MPEALSSANGSKNKGGAYVDRDKPAQIRFSNINAGKAVADAIRTSLGPKGMDKMIQDGKGDVTITNDGATILKQMQVLHPAAKMMVELSKAQDIEAGDGTTSVVVIAGALLDACAKLLQRGIHPTIISESFQKAVDKGVEVLTSISQPVQLSDRETLLNSATTSLCSKVVSQYSSLLAPMSVDAVMKVIDPATATSVDLRDIRIVKKLGGTIDDCELVEGLVLTQSVVNTGVSRVEKAKIGLIQFCLSPPKTDMDNQIVVSDYAQMDRVLREERAYILNLVKQIKKAGCTMLLIQKSILRDALSDLALHFLNKMKIMVVKDIEREDIEFICKTLGTKPIAHIDQFTPEMLGTAELAEEVNLDGSGKLVKITGCVNPGKTVSIVVRGSNKLVIEEAERSIHDALCVIRCLVKKRALIAGGGAPEIELALKLAEYARSLAGMEAYCVRAYADALEIIPSTLAENAGLNPISTVTELRNRHAQGEKTAGINVRKGGISNILEELVVQPLLVSISALTLSTETVRSVLKIDDLVNTR is encoded by the exons ATGCCTGAAGCGTTGTCGTCTGCAAACGGGTCTAAAAACAAAGGAGGCGCGTATGTGGACCGCGACAAACCCGCCCAGATCCGCTTCAGCAACATCAACGCCGGGAAAG CTGTCGCAGATGCCATTCGAACAAGTCTGGGCCCTAAGGGCATGGATAAAATG ATTCAGGATGGAAAGGGTGACGTTACCATCACTAATGATGGGGCCACGATCCTCAAACAGATGCAGGTGCTGCATCCAGCGGCTAAAATG atggtGGAGCTGTCTAAAGCTCAGGATATCGAGGCTGGTGACGGCACTACATCAGTGGTGGTGATTGCTGGAGCTCTTCTTGATGCCTGTGCTAAACTGCTACAGAGAG GAATCCACCCGACCATCATTTCCGAGTCTTTCCAGAAGGCTGTAGATAAAGGTGTGGAGGTCCTGACGTCCATCAGTCAGCCGGTGCAGCTCAGTGACCGAGAGACTCTTCTGAACAGCGCCACCACCTCGCTCTGCTCTAAGGTGGTGTCCCAGTACTCCAGCCTGCTCGCCCCCATGAGCGTCGACGCCGTCATGAAGGTCATCGATCCCGCCACCGCCACCAGCGTAGATCTCCGCGACATCCGCATCGTCAAGAAACTCGG agGGACCATTGATGACTGTGAGCTGGTGGAGGGTCTGGTGTTGACTCAGAGTGTGGTGAACACTGGAGTGTCCCGTGTGGAGAAGGCCAAAATCGGCCTCATCCAGTTCTGCCTGTCCCCTCCCAAAACTGAT ATGGACAACCAGATTGTGGTGTCGGACTACGCTCAGATGGACCGTGTGCTCCGTGAGGAGAGAGCTTACATCCTCAATCTGGTCAAACAGATTAAGAAAGCTGGCTGCACTATGTTGCTCATCCAGAAATCCATCCTGAG AGATGCTCTGAGTGACCTGGCCCTTCACTTCCTGAATAAGATGAAGATCATGGTGGTTAAAGACATTGAGAGGGAGGACATTGAATTCATCTGCAAG ACTCTTGGCACCAAACCTATAGCTCATATTGACCAGTTCACTCCAGAGATGCTGGGAACAGCAGAGCTCGCTGAAGAGGTTAACCTGGACGGATCTGGCAAACTAGTGAAG ATCACAGGCTGTGTAAATCCAGGAAAGACGGTCAGTATTGTCGTCCGTGGTTCCAACAAACTGGTGATTGAGGAGGCCGAGCGATCCATCCACGACGCCCTCTGCGTCATCCGCTGTCTGGTTAAGAAGAG GGCTCTGATCGCCGGCGGTGGGGCTCCAGAGATTGAGCTGGCGCTGAAGTTAGCAGAATATGCCCGCAGTCTGGCCGGCATGGAGGCGTACTGTGTGCGTGCGTACGCCGATGCCCTCGAGATCATTCCCTCAACTCTGGCAGAGAACGCTGGTCTTAATCCCATCTCTACTGTCACGGAGCTGCGCAACAGACACGCACAGGGAGAGAAAACAGCCGGGATTAACGTCCGCAAG GGTGGGATCTCTAATATCCTGGAGGAGCTGGTAGTTCAGCCTTTGCTGGTCTCCATCAGCGCACTCACCCTCTCCACTGAAACGGTCCGCAGCGTCCTCAAGATCGATGATCTC GTGAACACACGATAA